One Microvirga thermotolerans DNA window includes the following coding sequences:
- a CDS encoding class I SAM-dependent methyltransferase has product MSIDITDLRSFYASPLGVVARRFVGRAIGRFWGPLAGLRVLGLGYACPYLAPVRAECERALAFMPASQGVVNWPATGPSASALVDPLAMPLPDASIDRVLVVHALETVESPTELLHEIWRILTPGGRIILVAPNRRGLWARMDTTPFGHGQPYSRSQLKGLMRQTWFSPEGWAETLYVPPLRSRFLLQTAQAWEQIGIGFSLPFAGLHIVEATKQLYRPGAVRAVRRSARLSPVLVPAPAPASRVIARDRQP; this is encoded by the coding sequence ATGAGCATCGACATCACGGACCTGCGCAGCTTCTACGCCAGCCCGCTCGGCGTCGTCGCCCGCCGCTTCGTGGGACGGGCGATCGGCCGCTTCTGGGGGCCTCTCGCCGGTCTGAGGGTGCTCGGCCTCGGTTATGCCTGTCCCTATCTCGCGCCGGTCCGCGCCGAATGCGAGCGGGCGCTCGCCTTCATGCCGGCGAGCCAGGGCGTGGTGAACTGGCCGGCGACGGGCCCCTCCGCCTCGGCCCTGGTCGATCCCCTTGCCATGCCCCTGCCCGATGCCTCCATCGACCGGGTGCTGGTGGTCCATGCCCTGGAGACGGTGGAGAGCCCCACCGAACTGCTGCACGAGATCTGGCGGATCCTGACGCCGGGCGGGCGCATCATCCTGGTGGCGCCGAACCGGCGCGGTCTCTGGGCCCGCATGGACACGACGCCATTCGGCCACGGCCAGCCCTACAGCCGCTCCCAGCTGAAAGGCCTCATGCGCCAGACCTGGTTCTCGCCCGAGGGCTGGGCCGAGACCCTCTACGTGCCGCCCCTGCGCAGCCGGTTCCTGCTGCAGACGGCGCAGGCCTGGGAGCAGATCGGCATCGGCTTCTCCCTGCCCTTCGCCGGCCTGCACATCGTCGAGGCGACGAAGCAGCTCTACCGTCCCGGCGCGGTGCGGGCGGTGCGCCGTTCCGCCCGACTCTCCCCCGTCCTCGTTCCGGCCCCGGCTCCCGCCTCCCGGGTGATCGCGCGCGACCGGCAGCCCTGA
- a CDS encoding L,D-transpeptidase family protein, giving the protein MMKRIALAASLALALAACQDDGFSRSSTRHLTPIPAATMALMASKGMTKNDPILIRAYKKESEMEIWKRGADGRYALLKTYPICRWSGQLGPKTREGDRQVPEGFYTVTPAQMNPNSAFYLSFDTGYPNAYDRSLGRNGGDIMVHGSCSSRGCFAMTDQNIAEIYAVAREAFASGQRAFQFQSFPFRMTPKNLAQHRLDPNIGFWKNLKEGSDYFEVTKEEPRVTVTAGRYQFNVPDESVVTALAEKRRKDEQEVAELVARGEKPVKLVYHDGDSHESFRTALAGAVGSDGSLVVDARMRDKFGDVSRPEGLSSGPQVIALDDTTGKPKPETPSTALAYASLDRSPAAARTAAADRPAAGETKVAALGAPPAAAPVGNGETPFYKKMFNGIGDLFSSSTTAAQPAAETAQAAPAKSGAAAQKPAAAVQRKAQAGSAVSVAAAN; this is encoded by the coding sequence ATGATGAAGCGTATCGCATTGGCTGCGAGCCTGGCGCTCGCGCTCGCCGCTTGCCAGGATGATGGCTTCTCCCGAAGCTCCACGCGCCACCTGACGCCGATCCCGGCGGCCACCATGGCGCTGATGGCCTCGAAGGGGATGACGAAGAACGACCCCATCCTGATCCGGGCCTACAAGAAGGAATCGGAGATGGAGATCTGGAAGCGCGGCGCCGACGGCCGCTACGCGCTCCTGAAGACCTATCCGATCTGCCGCTGGTCGGGCCAGCTCGGCCCCAAGACCCGCGAGGGCGACCGCCAGGTGCCGGAGGGCTTCTACACGGTCACGCCCGCGCAGATGAACCCGAACTCGGCCTTTTATCTGTCCTTCGACACGGGCTATCCCAACGCCTACGACCGCTCCCTCGGCCGCAACGGCGGCGACATCATGGTGCACGGCTCCTGCTCCTCGCGGGGCTGCTTCGCCATGACGGACCAGAACATCGCGGAGATCTACGCCGTGGCGCGCGAGGCCTTCGCCAGCGGCCAGCGGGCGTTCCAGTTCCAGTCCTTCCCCTTCCGCATGACGCCGAAGAACCTGGCGCAGCACCGGCTCGATCCGAATATCGGCTTCTGGAAGAACCTGAAGGAAGGCTCGGACTATTTCGAGGTGACGAAGGAAGAGCCGCGGGTCACGGTGACGGCCGGCCGCTACCAGTTCAACGTACCCGACGAGTCGGTCGTCACCGCCCTGGCGGAGAAGCGCCGCAAGGACGAGCAGGAGGTCGCCGAGCTGGTGGCCCGCGGCGAGAAGCCGGTGAAGCTCGTCTATCACGACGGCGATTCGCACGAGTCCTTCCGCACCGCCCTGGCCGGCGCCGTGGGCTCGGACGGATCGCTGGTGGTGGACGCGCGCATGCGCGACAAGTTCGGCGACGTGAGCCGCCCCGAGGGCCTCTCCTCCGGTCCGCAGGTGATCGCCCTCGACGACACGACCGGCAAGCCCAAGCCCGAGACGCCCTCCACCGCCCTGGCCTATGCCTCCCTCGACCGGAGCCCGGCCGCGGCCAGGACCGCTGCCGCCGACAGGCCGGCCGCCGGGGAGACGAAGGTCGCCGCCCTCGGTGCGCCCCCCGCCGCCGCCCCGGTCGGCAACGGGGAGACACCCTTCTACAAGAAGATGTTCAACGGTATCGGCGACCTGTTCAGCTCCTCCACGACGGCCGCACAGCCGGCGGCGGAGACGGCCCAGGCCGCACCTGCCAAGTCGGGCGCTGCCGCGCAGAAGCCCGCCGCGGCCGTCCAGCGCAAGGCCCAGGCCGGGAGCGCGGTCAGCGTCGCAGCGGCGAACTGA
- a CDS encoding calcium-binding protein, protein MTKSSPQGRSAEPVGRNASDLGAHVPDPLADAREGRRSLQAYPDAEKAAGERSSSLETNALSSASAGFSASSVIRGDDGDNDLGSHDATASQAIYAGMGWDTLRGGSADDQLFGEEDDDLLIGWQGSDLIDGGDGFDTVSYETETGGRGVVVNLTDAAWTYDGITYAAFTGTDTWGNLDTYVGIEAAVGSAYDDVINVQGGENIVLYGLGGNDTLIGSRIEGGLVANDTLIGGEGDDTFIGGTVMYEGMAGVTVTLSSGSGTGTGQGNDTFSQVYCVIGSDGDDAISGATEIHGGAGNDVLTGSNSDGIDSIHAGTGIDTIYGTAGSDYIFGNFQTALRYDRLPASLYLGRIQANLGTGIVNKYTVSGTVAGSDQASGIKNLAGTNYGDSVTGSIYDNRIEGLGGNDVLSGAAGNDTLEGGDGNDSLYGVYDNDSLLGGAGNDSLDGGDGSDTLVGGTGNDTMVGGLGNDVYYIDDLGDSTLELNGTNGGIDTVYISVKDFDGTKLANIENIVLVGEGSIWGSNAAPVIGGAPSPVTVAVQDIEIASPFTTVTVTDDSASVTATVKMSNIYDGAFVNLGTGTYDALAGTYTVSGTAAAVQAALRALQFNPTDHSDLPIGTVHTTTFTISVVDSAGAAAVPNSNIAVAATVANRAPIMIAPEASFTVDDTDSSIRPFAGLSIGETNMGDTVTVRIALDAPGKGVLIPGNGGTFDAATGIFTMTGTALEVQTAVHALRYDPTDRTGAPDLSAETTVFTIELTDAGGLSAPSSSAIRVTSIHHENAVPTAPVLSGGAISDAAAAGTVVGTLSATDTDGDALSFTFADALAGSDGLVSADGRFAISGGSIVVRDKSLIQVAQDTVFSYAVTASDGRGGAATGTVAVTVADVNKAPTDIALSQSSVREHSDVGTVIGTLSGTDPNGDGLTYTLLNDGGGLVELVGNEIRVKNNAAIDYEQVTSFDIAVAASDGAASFTKTLTVAVQDAKRETVVGTAGNDLIRGGSGADELNGGAGNDTLGGGGGQDDLTGGAGADAFLFDQLPSKSSADTILDFSIAEGDRIVLSRTAFAAFGAADVGMLSASAFATGKAAADADDRIIYDRSAGRIYYDADGTAGGKHSAAAVLIATLTSGVKPALTHESFFIV, encoded by the coding sequence ATGACGAAATCCAGTCCGCAGGGTCGTTCCGCCGAGCCGGTCGGCCGCAACGCCTCCGATCTCGGGGCGCACGTTCCCGATCCGCTCGCCGACGCCCGTGAGGGGCGTCGGTCGCTGCAAGCCTATCCCGATGCCGAGAAGGCCGCCGGCGAGCGGTCCTCCTCGCTGGAGACGAATGCGCTCTCGAGCGCTTCTGCCGGTTTCTCGGCCTCCTCCGTCATCCGCGGCGACGACGGCGACAACGACCTCGGCAGCCACGACGCCACGGCGTCGCAGGCCATCTACGCCGGCATGGGCTGGGACACCCTGCGGGGCGGCTCGGCGGACGACCAGCTCTTCGGCGAGGAGGACGACGACCTCCTCATCGGCTGGCAGGGCAGCGACCTCATCGACGGCGGCGACGGATTCGACACGGTTTCCTACGAGACGGAAACCGGAGGGCGCGGCGTCGTCGTGAACCTCACGGACGCCGCCTGGACCTACGACGGCATCACGTACGCGGCCTTCACCGGCACCGACACCTGGGGAAACCTGGACACCTATGTGGGCATCGAGGCGGCCGTAGGCTCCGCCTATGACGATGTCATCAACGTCCAGGGCGGCGAGAACATCGTCCTCTACGGTCTCGGCGGCAACGACACCCTCATCGGGAGCAGGATCGAGGGAGGCCTGGTAGCGAACGACACCCTCATCGGCGGCGAGGGCGACGACACCTTCATCGGCGGCACCGTCATGTACGAAGGCATGGCCGGCGTCACGGTGACTCTCTCGAGCGGTTCGGGCACAGGGACGGGCCAGGGCAACGACACCTTCTCGCAGGTCTATTGCGTGATCGGCAGCGACGGGGACGATGCGATCTCGGGGGCGACCGAAATTCATGGCGGGGCCGGAAACGATGTTCTGACCGGAAGCAACAGCGACGGAATCGATTCGATCCACGCAGGCACCGGAATCGACACGATCTACGGCACCGCCGGCAGCGATTACATCTTCGGCAATTTCCAGACCGCGCTCCGGTACGACCGGCTTCCCGCCTCGTTGTACCTCGGCCGGATCCAGGCGAATCTCGGCACCGGCATCGTCAACAAGTACACCGTCAGCGGAACGGTCGCCGGATCGGACCAGGCGTCCGGGATCAAGAACCTCGCCGGGACCAATTATGGCGATTCCGTCACCGGTTCGATCTACGACAACAGAATCGAGGGCCTCGGCGGAAACGACGTCCTCTCCGGGGCTGCCGGCAACGACACCCTCGAGGGCGGGGACGGCAACGACTCTCTCTACGGCGTCTACGACAACGATTCGCTGCTCGGCGGAGCCGGCAACGACAGCCTCGATGGCGGGGACGGCAGCGACACCCTCGTGGGCGGCACCGGCAACGACACCATGGTCGGCGGCCTCGGCAACGACGTCTACTACATCGACGATCTCGGCGACTCGACCCTCGAGCTCAACGGCACCAACGGCGGCATCGACACCGTCTACATCTCCGTGAAGGACTTCGACGGAACCAAGCTCGCGAACATCGAGAACATCGTCCTTGTGGGCGAGGGCAGCATTTGGGGCAGCAACGCGGCTCCGGTGATCGGCGGCGCGCCCTCTCCCGTGACGGTCGCGGTCCAGGACATCGAGATCGCAAGCCCCTTCACGACCGTCACCGTCACGGACGACAGCGCATCCGTGACCGCGACCGTGAAGATGAGCAACATCTACGACGGCGCCTTCGTGAATCTCGGCACCGGCACCTACGACGCGCTCGCGGGCACCTACACCGTGTCCGGCACCGCCGCCGCCGTTCAGGCGGCGCTGCGGGCCCTGCAGTTCAACCCGACGGATCATTCGGACCTGCCGATCGGCACGGTCCACACCACGACCTTCACCATCTCCGTCGTGGACAGCGCTGGCGCCGCGGCGGTGCCGAACAGCAACATCGCCGTGGCCGCGACGGTGGCGAACCGCGCGCCGATCATGATCGCGCCCGAGGCGTCCTTCACGGTCGATGACACCGACAGCTCCATCCGGCCCTTCGCCGGCTTGAGCATCGGCGAAACGAACATGGGCGACACCGTGACGGTGCGCATCGCCCTCGACGCGCCCGGCAAGGGCGTCCTGATCCCGGGCAACGGCGGCACCTTCGACGCGGCGACCGGGATCTTCACGATGACCGGAACGGCCCTGGAGGTTCAGACGGCGGTCCATGCCTTGCGCTACGATCCGACGGACCGGACCGGCGCCCCGGATCTCAGCGCCGAGACGACCGTCTTCACCATCGAACTGACCGACGCGGGCGGCCTGTCCGCGCCGTCGAGCAGCGCCATCCGGGTCACTTCGATCCACCACGAGAACGCGGTGCCCACGGCTCCCGTGCTCTCGGGCGGAGCGATCAGCGACGCGGCTGCGGCCGGCACCGTCGTGGGAACGCTCTCGGCGACGGATACGGACGGGGACGCGCTGTCCTTCACCTTCGCGGACGCACTGGCGGGCTCCGATGGCCTCGTCAGCGCCGACGGCCGCTTCGCGATCTCGGGAGGATCCATCGTCGTCCGCGACAAGAGCCTGATCCAGGTCGCGCAGGACACGGTGTTCAGCTATGCCGTCACGGCCTCCGACGGGCGCGGCGGAGCCGCCACCGGCACGGTCGCCGTCACGGTGGCGGACGTCAACAAGGCTCCGACCGACATCGCCCTGTCGCAGTCTTCCGTCCGCGAACATTCCGACGTCGGCACGGTGATCGGGACCCTCTCGGGCACCGACCCCAACGGCGACGGGCTGACCTACACGCTCCTGAATGACGGAGGCGGGCTCGTCGAACTCGTCGGCAACGAGATCCGCGTCAAGAACAACGCGGCCATCGACTACGAGCAGGTCACCTCGTTCGACATCGCGGTCGCAGCCAGCGACGGCGCCGCATCCTTCACCAAGACTCTCACCGTCGCCGTGCAGGACGCGAAGCGTGAGACCGTCGTCGGAACGGCCGGCAACGACCTGATCAGGGGCGGCAGCGGCGCCGACGAGCTCAATGGCGGCGCGGGCAACGACACGCTCGGCGGCGGCGGCGGGCAGGACGACCTGACCGGCGGCGCGGGCGCGGACGCCTTCCTCTTCGACCAGCTGCCGTCGAAGAGCAGCGCCGACACGATCCTCGACTTCTCGATCGCCGAGGGCGACCGCATCGTCCTCTCGCGCACGGCCTTCGCGGCCTTCGGCGCTGCGGACGTGGGGATGCTGAGCGCGAGCGCCTTCGCGACCGGCAAGGCCGCGGCGGATGCGGACGACCGCATCATCTACGATCGGTCCGCCGGGCGCATCTACTACGATGCGGATGGGACGGCCGGCGGCAAGCACAGCGCGGCCGCGGTCCTGATCGCCACCCTGACGAGCGGCGTGAAGCCCGCGCTCACGCACGAGAGCTTCTTCATCGTCTGA
- a CDS encoding D-alanine--D-alanine ligase family protein — protein MKHARKTVGLLFGGCSAEHDVSRMSAANILRALDPAKYDIVPIGIARNGRWRLGNSAAPGSKSLEIPQDAPEVALLPGHDGELAVLGEEPRRLRLDVAVPVLHGPNGEDGTVQGLLELANLAYVGSGVMGSAACMDKDVAKRLLRDGGLPVVPFLSMTRRTRMSYEAATGMLGTSDLFVKPANMGSSVGVSPARSAATFEAACDLAFRHDAKILVERSVSGAREIECSILEGASGELRASPLGEIAPAKSHGFYSYAAKYEDAAGADLLIPADLDPALADRIRELALEAFRVLGCEGLARVDFFVDPADPDGIYVNEINTLPGFTAISMYPKLWEAAGLSQRELMDVLIGHALARQDGRRAPKPA, from the coding sequence ATGAAGCACGCGCGCAAGACCGTTGGACTGCTGTTCGGCGGGTGCTCGGCCGAGCACGACGTCTCCAGGATGTCCGCGGCCAACATCCTCCGGGCGCTCGATCCGGCGAAGTACGACATCGTCCCCATCGGGATCGCGCGGAACGGCCGGTGGCGTCTCGGCAACTCCGCCGCCCCGGGCTCGAAGTCCCTCGAGATCCCGCAGGACGCCCCCGAGGTCGCGCTCCTTCCCGGCCATGACGGAGAACTGGCCGTCCTGGGCGAGGAACCGCGCCGCCTTCGCCTCGACGTCGCGGTCCCGGTTCTTCACGGGCCGAACGGCGAGGACGGGACCGTCCAGGGGCTCCTGGAGCTCGCGAACCTGGCCTATGTGGGCTCCGGCGTCATGGGCTCCGCCGCCTGCATGGACAAGGACGTCGCCAAGCGCCTCCTGCGCGACGGCGGCCTTCCCGTCGTGCCCTTCCTGTCGATGACCCGCCGCACCCGGATGAGCTACGAGGCCGCCACGGGAATGCTCGGCACCTCGGACCTGTTCGTGAAGCCGGCCAACATGGGCTCGTCGGTCGGCGTTTCCCCGGCCCGCTCCGCGGCGACCTTCGAGGCGGCCTGCGACCTCGCCTTCCGGCACGACGCCAAGATCCTGGTCGAGCGCAGCGTGTCGGGGGCGCGGGAAATCGAGTGCTCCATCCTGGAAGGCGCCTCCGGCGAGCTGCGCGCCTCGCCCCTCGGCGAGATCGCGCCGGCGAAGAGTCACGGCTTCTACAGCTATGCCGCCAAGTACGAGGACGCGGCGGGCGCGGACCTGCTGATCCCGGCGGACCTGGACCCCGCCCTGGCCGACCGCATTCGGGAGCTTGCCCTCGAGGCCTTCCGCGTGCTCGGCTGCGAAGGGCTGGCGCGGGTCGACTTCTTCGTCGACCCGGCGGACCCGGACGGGATCTACGTCAACGAGATCAATACGCTGCCGGGATTCACCGCCATCAGCATGTATCCCAAGCTGTGGGAGGCGGCCGGTCTCTCCCAGCGGGAGCTGATGGACGTCCTGATCGGCCACGCCCTGGCCCGGCAGGACGGCAGGCGGGCGCCGAAGCCCGCCTGA
- a CDS encoding acetyl-CoA carboxylase carboxyltransferase subunit alpha gives MRSYLDFEKPVAELEAKVEELKALGESRDAVSIADDIHRLEAKAAEALKDLYARLTPWQKTLVARHPQRPHFVDYCAGLITDFTPLAGDRKFAEDEAIVGGFGRFRGQPVCVLGQEKGHNTETRIRHNFGMARPEGYRKAVRLMEMADRFGLPVLSFVDTAGAYPGIEAEERGQAEAIARSTETQLGLGVPNVALVIGEGGSGGAIAIATANKVLMMEHAIYSVISPEGAASILWRDAARAQDAATNMKITAQDLLRLGVIDGIVAEPTGGAHRDPQAAIAAAGNAIEEALQDLGNMGPAELRDHRAEKFLAIGRKL, from the coding sequence ATGCGCAGTTATCTCGATTTCGAAAAGCCGGTCGCCGAGCTGGAAGCCAAGGTCGAGGAGCTCAAGGCCCTGGGCGAGAGCCGGGATGCCGTCTCCATCGCCGACGACATTCACCGCCTGGAGGCGAAGGCGGCCGAGGCCCTCAAGGACCTCTACGCCAGGCTCACGCCCTGGCAGAAGACCCTGGTCGCCCGCCATCCCCAGCGCCCGCACTTCGTCGACTATTGCGCCGGCCTGATCACCGACTTCACGCCCCTCGCGGGCGACCGGAAGTTCGCGGAGGACGAGGCCATCGTCGGCGGGTTCGGCCGCTTCCGCGGCCAGCCGGTCTGCGTGCTCGGCCAGGAGAAGGGCCACAACACCGAGACCCGCATCAGGCACAATTTCGGCATGGCCCGGCCCGAGGGCTACCGCAAGGCCGTGCGCCTGATGGAGATGGCGGACCGCTTCGGCCTGCCGGTCCTCTCCTTCGTCGACACGGCCGGGGCCTATCCCGGCATCGAGGCGGAGGAGCGCGGCCAGGCCGAGGCCATCGCCCGCTCCACGGAGACGCAGCTCGGCCTCGGCGTCCCCAACGTCGCCCTCGTGATCGGCGAGGGCGGCTCCGGCGGGGCCATCGCCATCGCCACCGCCAACAAGGTCCTCATGATGGAGCACGCCATCTACAGCGTGATCTCCCCCGAGGGCGCGGCCTCGATCCTCTGGCGCGACGCGGCACGGGCCCAGGACGCCGCCACGAACATGAAGATCACCGCCCAGGACCTCCTGCGCCTCGGCGTCATCGACGGCATCGTGGCCGAGCCGACGGGCGGCGCCCACCGGGATCCGCAGGCGGCCATCGCGGCGGCCGGGAACGCCATCGAGGAGGCGCTCCAGGACCTCGGCAACATGGGGCCGGCGGAGCTTCGCGACCACCGGGCGGAGAAGTTCCTCGCCATCGGCCGCAAGCTCTGA